The following coding sequences lie in one Phacochoerus africanus isolate WHEZ1 chromosome 12, ROS_Pafr_v1, whole genome shotgun sequence genomic window:
- the CCL21 gene encoding C-C motif chemokine 21 has protein sequence MAQSLVLSILVLVLAFCIPHTQGSDGGAQDCCLKYSLRKIPTHVVRSYRKQEPSLGCPIPAILFSPRKRSQPELCADPQKAWVQELMRHLDKPPAPRTQAQDCKKDKRASKSGKKGKGSKGCKRTETPKRAIAQ, from the exons ATGGCTCAGTCACTGGTTCTGAGCATCCTTGTCCTGGTCCTGGCCTTCTGCATCCCCCACACCCAAG GCAGTGATGGAGGAGCCCAGGACTGTTGCCTCAAATACAGCCTAAGGAAGATTCCTACTCACGTTGTACGCAGCTACCGGAAGCAGGAGCCAAGCCTGGGTTGCCCCATCCCAGCTATCCT GTTCTCACCCCGGAAGCGCTCTCAGCCAGAGCTATGTGCAGACCCCCAAAAGGCCTGGGTGCAGGAGCTGATGCGGCATCTGGACAAGCCACCAGCCCCACGGACACAAGCCCAGGACTGTAAGAAGGACAAGAGGGCCTCCAAATCTGGCAAGAAGGGAAAGGGCTCCAAAGGCTGTaagag GACTGAGACCCCCAAAAGGGCCATAGCCCAGTGA
- the CCL19 gene encoding C-C motif chemokine 19, which produces MASYAATLLALSLLSLWTSPALGDANDAEDCCLSVTQHPIPGNLVRAFRYLLIRDGCRLPAVVFTTLKGRELCAPPGQPWVERIIKRLKRKSAKSKHHRN; this is translated from the exons ATGGCATCCTATGCAGCCACACTACTGGCTCTCAGCCTACTAAGCCTCTGGACCTCTCCTG CTCTGGGAGATGCTAACGATGCTGAAGACTGCTGCCTGTCTGTGACTCAGCACCCCATCCCTGGGAATCTGGTTCGAGCCTTTCGCTACCTGCTCATTCGAGATGGCTGCAGGCTGCCTGCCGTGGT GTTCACCACGCTGAAAGGTCGCGAGCTCTGTGCACCCCCTGGCCAGCCCTGGGTGGAGCGCATCATCAAGAGACTGAAGAGGAAATCTGCTAAG agCAAGCACCACCGCAACTAG